The following proteins are co-located in the Blastopirellula marina genome:
- a CDS encoding DUF1559 domain-containing protein, which yields MRGRRGFTLVELLVVIAIIGVLIALLLPAVQQAREAARRMSCSNNLKQIVLSMHNYESAMRQFPPIGESISYSFSVQAQLLPFCEQANLQDLIDFDIPLGHPRNGVSPEHVLPAKTPVEFFNCPSDDSPAVKTVETARGGPFDYAGINYCVNVGSGSGEYVSFGDPTDGISWAGAKVKFRDVTDGTSNTVAFAETLMGPGYEATSTPDPRSMQKYIAGGSGRNISDMQAMRAYYDANDLSGFLGQVTGWDGQRGTAWIRGFGSGGGAINGYITPNSSFPDMSIRAYIVMGPRSNHPGGAMTAFVDGSVHFLPDTINAATQRRLFARNDGQVVGEY from the coding sequence ATGCGCGGTCGCCGTGGGTTTACCCTTGTTGAATTGCTGGTTGTTATCGCCATCATTGGCGTTCTGATTGCCCTTTTGCTGCCGGCAGTGCAGCAAGCACGTGAAGCCGCTCGGCGGATGTCGTGCTCGAACAATTTGAAGCAAATCGTTCTCTCGATGCACAATTACGAGAGTGCCATGCGGCAGTTTCCGCCGATCGGGGAATCGATTAGCTATTCGTTTTCTGTCCAAGCGCAGCTACTCCCATTCTGCGAGCAAGCAAATCTGCAAGACCTGATCGACTTTGATATCCCGCTGGGGCATCCCCGTAACGGTGTTAGTCCCGAGCACGTTTTGCCTGCAAAAACGCCGGTCGAATTCTTCAACTGCCCCAGCGACGATTCGCCTGCCGTGAAGACAGTTGAGACAGCCCGCGGTGGTCCCTTTGATTATGCCGGCATCAACTACTGCGTGAACGTAGGAAGTGGCTCTGGCGAATACGTCAGTTTCGGCGATCCGACCGACGGAATCTCGTGGGCCGGAGCCAAGGTCAAGTTCCGTGATGTTACTGACGGAACCTCCAATACCGTTGCCTTTGCGGAAACCTTGATGGGGCCAGGCTACGAAGCGACTAGTACGCCAGATCCGCGAAGCATGCAAAAGTACATCGCGGGAGGCAGTGGCCGTAATATCTCGGACATGCAGGCGATGCGTGCTTACTACGATGCCAATGACTTGTCGGGCTTCTTGGGGCAAGTCACCGGCTGGGATGGTCAACGGGGTACGGCTTGGATCCGCGGCTTTGGCAGCGGCGGCGGTGCGATCAACGGCTACATCACGCCAAACAGCAGCTTCCCCGACATGTCGATTCGAGCCTACATCGTCATGGGACCACGCAGCAATCACCCCGGCGGGGCGATGACTGCCTTCGTTGACGGAAGCGTTCACTTCCTGCCAGATACGATCAATGCCGCGACCCAGCGTCGCTTGTTCGCCCGCAACGACGGCCAGGTCGTCGGCGAGTATTAA
- a CDS encoding PepSY domain-containing protein — translation MSTTEVPAAPADSSTSAGDTASILAAARVKRGQTGKPTPKPKSWLSKASNECLKLIRRVHLYSGIFMLPWVLLYGFTGWFFNHPGYFTGDQVTTFQASDVADGQLASLPQPNAIASKIVDELNIESFLVDGPEIKLTDARAAEYSSYLRFSVSADGAQHDVEIDPVSGSGQVRTTFRNESETEVVADELPSNPLQNVASVIVPENAMTKAQEVTPQVLTDLGLPSGTASPGRRSANLTFSAEVDGVPCIVTCNLGNGSVTALREDAKPEIETKSFLQRLHLARMYSPHWNVRWFWALMVDLMFLSMVFWGVSGILMWWQIKRTRLWGGGFLVASVICATLLMVGMHDSLATSGRGRGGGGGGRPQGGRPPAAQVEAEADVDEVASVPSQKRS, via the coding sequence ATGTCAACGACGGAAGTTCCTGCGGCACCTGCCGATTCATCAACATCGGCAGGGGATACGGCTTCGATCCTTGCGGCAGCTCGCGTGAAGCGCGGCCAAACGGGGAAACCGACTCCCAAGCCAAAAAGCTGGTTGTCGAAGGCATCGAATGAATGTTTAAAGCTAATCCGTCGCGTGCACCTTTACTCCGGCATCTTCATGTTGCCGTGGGTTTTGCTTTATGGATTCACCGGTTGGTTCTTCAATCATCCTGGCTACTTTACCGGCGATCAAGTCACTACGTTTCAGGCTTCCGATGTGGCCGATGGACAGCTGGCTTCCCTGCCCCAGCCCAACGCGATTGCATCGAAGATTGTCGACGAACTGAATATCGAGTCTTTCTTGGTCGACGGTCCGGAGATCAAGCTGACCGATGCTCGTGCTGCCGAATATTCCAGCTATCTCCGCTTCTCCGTCTCGGCTGACGGTGCGCAACATGATGTTGAAATTGATCCTGTCAGCGGATCGGGGCAAGTCCGCACGACGTTCCGTAACGAAAGCGAAACCGAAGTGGTCGCCGACGAGCTCCCTTCCAATCCGCTGCAGAATGTGGCTTCGGTTATCGTTCCTGAAAATGCGATGACCAAAGCACAAGAGGTCACCCCACAAGTACTCACCGACCTGGGGCTTCCCTCAGGCACCGCTTCTCCAGGGCGACGATCGGCCAACCTAACCTTCTCCGCCGAAGTGGATGGAGTCCCGTGCATCGTGACGTGCAACTTGGGTAACGGAAGCGTTACCGCGCTGCGGGAAGATGCTAAGCCAGAGATCGAAACGAAGAGCTTTCTGCAACGGTTGCACTTAGCCCGCATGTATTCGCCTCATTGGAATGTTCGCTGGTTCTGGGCGTTGATGGTCGATTTGATGTTCCTTTCGATGGTCTTCTGGGGCGTGTCTGGCATCTTGATGTGGTGGCAGATCAAGCGAACCCGTTTGTGGGGTGGTGGCTTCCTGGTGGCAAGCGTTATCTGCGCCACACTTTTGATGGTTGGCATGCACGATAGCTTGGCGACTTCAGGGCGTGGTCGAGGGGGCGGCGGTGGTGGTCGACCGCAAGGTGGACGCCCGCCAGCGGCTCAAGTCGAAGCTGAAGCGGACGTCGATGAGGTCGCGTCGGTTCCGTCACAAAAACGCTCGTAA
- a CDS encoding EF-hand domain-containing protein, protein MRNAYLFTLFLGLSWSAPAIAAEAEQPTLDGMSALLEKSLTAIDDDNDGKVPLLNVIRAVRPLGFGAQSNSESSVSTGRGRGQGNRGGRGMSRDASGSEAGGQSRGGRRGRGGEASQGQAASPTSGRGGRGGFDPVERFKSFDQDGDGLLKGDEINARLTGSKYAEDGEVSLEEFQAAFEEMRASMSAGGGHNHGGGGHGGGGQGPGGQRGGNRGAPTATTSEDAALLVSFDQNRDRVIELPEIKLALSQEVERLTQARMTLDKDQDGAISKSEFAAQVESDDPATLDEDGFDRRTRMMFNREDTDQDGAITEEEIKQQVLQQTGRRVLALGYCLEFADLDANRDQQISADEVTKLGSTELSDLLAISGEEPLPCEAFYATIYRRLARR, encoded by the coding sequence ATGCGAAATGCTTACCTTTTTACCCTTTTCCTCGGATTAAGCTGGTCCGCGCCGGCAATTGCGGCGGAAGCTGAACAGCCAACACTCGACGGCATGTCCGCTTTGCTCGAGAAAAGCTTGACGGCGATCGACGACGACAACGACGGCAAGGTTCCCTTGTTGAACGTGATTCGTGCGGTCCGACCACTCGGCTTCGGTGCGCAGTCGAACTCGGAATCGTCGGTCTCTACTGGTCGAGGAAGAGGACAAGGTAATCGCGGTGGGCGAGGCATGTCGCGCGATGCCAGTGGATCGGAAGCAGGCGGGCAATCGCGAGGTGGACGTCGTGGTCGCGGAGGAGAAGCTTCACAAGGACAGGCGGCGTCACCCACAAGTGGGCGAGGTGGTCGTGGCGGTTTCGATCCCGTGGAACGATTCAAATCGTTTGATCAAGACGGCGATGGCTTGCTGAAGGGAGACGAGATCAATGCTCGTCTGACCGGGTCGAAGTACGCGGAAGATGGCGAAGTCAGCCTAGAGGAGTTCCAAGCAGCCTTTGAAGAGATGCGTGCTTCAATGTCCGCCGGTGGTGGCCACAACCATGGCGGCGGAGGCCATGGAGGAGGTGGACAGGGACCAGGAGGACAGCGAGGTGGTAATCGTGGTGCTCCGACTGCGACCACATCCGAAGACGCGGCGTTGTTGGTCTCGTTTGATCAAAATCGTGATCGGGTGATTGAACTGCCGGAGATCAAATTGGCTTTGTCCCAGGAAGTCGAACGCCTGACCCAAGCGCGAATGACGCTCGACAAAGATCAAGATGGCGCGATCAGCAAATCCGAGTTCGCCGCCCAAGTCGAATCCGACGATCCGGCAACGCTGGATGAAGATGGCTTTGATCGCCGCACACGGATGATGTTCAACCGTGAAGATACCGATCAGGATGGCGCGATCACGGAAGAAGAAATCAAGCAACAAGTTCTGCAACAAACCGGTCGTCGCGTTCTCGCGTTGGGCTACTGCTTGGAGTTTGCGGATCTCGACGCGAACCGCGACCAGCAAATCTCAGCGGACGAAGTCACCAAGCTTGGATCGACCGAGCTCTCGGATTTGCTTGCAATTTCGGGGGAAGAGCCTCTGCCTTGCGAGGCTTTCTATGCGACCATTTATCGACGCCTTGCACGCCGATAA